GTTGCGACCGCTCAAACGCCGCCCCATTTTCGCCGAATGGAAACCAAAGTCTTTCTTGACGAGGAAGCGCCTGCACCGAAAGCACACAATGAACTTTCGACTTCAAGGAGCAGAATTAGAAATGCGTGGTTCCCCAATTTCAAGCAGTATGTGCGTGAGCATATCCAATATCCCGGTGCGGCCCGCGAAACTGGCTTGGAGGGCGCGGTCGGAGCGGAAGCCGTGGTGCGGACGGATGGCAAACTGACGGATGTTCGGATTGTCGAACCACTTAGCTACAGCTGCGACAAGGCAGTGAAAAAAATGCTATCGAGTATGCCCCCGTGGAATGCCGCGCGTCGTGACGGAGTGCCTGTCGAACAAAAGGTGTTTGTTCGGGTGCACTTCAAACTTGAGTTGTTTTAATTTGGTTTGTTTTAACCCCTCCCGCACATAGTCGGGAGGGGGTTTTTGAAAAGTTTTGACCTAAGACATTTTGAATCATGACAAAGGCTCCCGATTCGATGCACACCATCCGTTTCATGCACTGCGACCCGTTCAATCACCTGAGCAACACACGCTATCTCGAATATTTTATCAATGCGCGGGAAGACCATCTGCTGCACAACTATGGATTCGACATTTACGACCATGCAGCCAAAACGGGCGAATCGTGGGTAGTAGCGCAAAACCAGATTGCCTACCTGACTCCGGCGCGTGCTATGGAAAGAGTACTCATCCAGTCGTCCATTTTGGAATGGAACTCAAGCGACGTTTTGGTAGAAATGCAAATGTGGAATGAGTCCTGCACCAAAGTGAAAGCGATGCTTTGGACGAGATATGTTCATGTGAATCTGCGCACCCAAAAACGAACGCTTCATTCAGAGTATGTCAATGGCCTCTTCAAGCAATGGGAAACCCCCTTGTCGCGCAGGATGCCCTTCGAGGAGCGAGTCGCGGCAATGAAGGAAACCGTTGTCAGCGTGTCCCATTAAGGGGAAATGAAAACATGCGAGTGCCAAATTGTCGGCATTTGTCACCTCGAATTAACCAGTATGTTACATTTGTCCGATGTATGCACCTCCGTTATATTGCACTCGCAGATGGTTGGGGGGCGCTTGCGAATTCTTCGATGGTCTCGCAAACGTGTTCCCAGCCCGCCGGACCATGTTGCTCATTGTGGCAGCGTGGTTTGGCATCTCCAATATCGCGGCAGCGCAATACAAATTTGGCCAACCCACGCAGTTTACGAGGGAAAACGGGTTGCCCGTCAATGGTGCGCGGTTGGTGGTGGCGGGCGAGGATGGCTTTGTTTGGGCGGGCGCTGACGATGGGCTTTGCCGATTCGACGGAAATCAATTCAAAGTTTGGCGGCGCGACCCAGACAATCCCCGCTCTTTGCTTGACAACAACATATTCAGCATTTTGCCAGAAAAAGATGAAGTGTGGGTGGCGACCGGACAAGGCATTTCGGTGCTCAATGTCCGCGCCGACACTTTCAGGCATTATCAAATCACGGCAACAGGAAAGGCCGCCACCTTGACCCGCGATTTTGGCCACAGTGTCTCGGTGTTGTTCAAAGATTCGGCAGGTGATATTTGGCTCGGGACACGTTCTCATGGTCTTTGGAAATTCCGCCCCGAGAGCGACGATTTTTACCAATATCCCTACCCACCAGAAGCTTACCCGGCCATTTCGCCGATGCTGGACTCTCCGCAATCGGTTCTTAGTATCGAGTCGGATGGCGATTCCTTGGTTTGGGCTGGCACACCCGCAGGCTTACAGCAGGTGAACAAGCGAACGGGCGAGGTGCGCTGGTTCACTTTTCCGCAAAAAGACAAAGATTATCAAGTGAATGTGAATGCTTTTCGGCGCTTGTGTTACCATAGTGACGGGAAATTGTATGTGGGCAGCTGGGGGGCGGGCGTTTCGGTTTTTGACCCCGAAAAACAAACGCTCGAACCACTATTTTTGAAAAATAAATATGGCAGTGACATCCTGCAAACGCCGACTGCCAAAATTTTGAGCCGCAACACCGACGAGCTTTGGATAACAACGTTGAATGGGCTGGTCATTTACCACACTCGCTGGCGAGAAGTCGTTTTTGTCAAACACAACAAACATATCAAACAGGAATTGTACGGGGCCGAAAGCATTGATAAAGACGGGCGAGCTTGGCAACGCAACTTGCGAGGCATCCAATGCTTCGACCCACTGATGCAGCAATTTGCCCAATACTCATACAGTGATTTGCACACGGAGTGGGGGTTCACGTTTTACGTCCTGCCCGAAATCGAGAGCGATGGCCTCATCGTATGCCCTCGTTATACCGATGGCATATACAGGTTCGACAAATTGAGCCACACATGGACGAAGTTCCCTTTCAACAGGCAGGTCGCGGTGCGCGGATTCTCGCGCCGGCGCGATGGGCTGTATGTGGTGTCCGCGGAAGAAGGATTGTTTACTTGGTTGCCAACGAAGGGCGGTCAGTTGCGCCCAGAAAAGCCAGTTCCAGGCATTCGTTTTAAACGATGGGGAGATGTGTTGGCTGCTCGCGACGACAAGATTTGGCTTTGCGCTACTGGCGAAGGACTTGTTTGTCTCGACCCCAGCAAACGCCAGCCGCGTATTTTTGGTGCGGAGAGCTTGCAGGCCACCGAAGAAGAGAGTTTGCTCAGAATCGGGGGGTTATTTGAGGATAGCCGAGGCAATATCTGGTTCGCCCGGGATGGCGGGTTGGGCGTGTACGATGCTGCCCACGACACGATTTTCAACTTTATTTACAAAAAATCAAGCACAAACAGTTTTCCGGTAGTGTTTGATTTTACGGAAGACAAAAAGGGACGGGTGTGGTTGGTAAGCAGCGACGGCTGGTTGGGGTGGGCGAACCCCGCTCAACCTCAGTTGGGCGTGACGTTTAAGTTTAACATCGCAAGCAAAGGCATTTTGGAAAATCTGTACGACATCGCGGCAGACGTAAATGGTGATATTTGGAGTTACACGGAAAAAGAGTTGCTTAAAATCAATGCGGAGACGTTGGAGCTGACCACTTTCAACTTTCGATATGGCGTGAAAGAAGCCGATTTTTATCACTTCTCTGTTCTTCCTTCGGGCGAATTGGTGTTTGGCGGACGCAACGACATCGTGTTGGCCAACCCAGCAGAACTTCAGCGCAACCGCGAACTGCCGGTGCCTTATGTCACGGAGATTCATGTGTCGAACAAATCTCGCCACTACGAGTCCCTATATGGCGGAGAGCCAGTCCGATTACAGTATTGGGAGAACTTTTTTTCCGTGGGCTTCTCGGCGAGAGCCTTTACGCTCGGCAACGAAACGCGCTTCCGCTATCGGCTCGCGGGATTCGATGATTGGACGGAAGTGAGCAACCGTCGGTTTGCCAACTACACAAACGTGCCGGGAGGCAAGTATGTGTTTCAATTGCAAGCAGCCAACAACGAAGGCGTTTGGAACGAAAAACTGCTCGAAATCCCAGTGTTTGTAGCCACTGCTTGGTGGGCCACATGGTGGTTTAGGGGAGCTGTGTTGCTTGCCATCGGCGGCATCGTCTATGGGGCTTATCAGTATCGTGTCGGCCAAATTCGTCGGAAAGAACGCCTCAAGACCGAATATGAAAAGAGGTTGGCACAAGTAGAAATGAGCGCCCTGTTGGCCCAGATGAACCCCCATTTCCTGTTCAACAGCCTTAATTCGATAGACAGCTATATCATCAAAAACGAATCGAAAAAAGCCTCAGAATACCTAAACAACTTTGCCCGACTAGTGCGGCTGATTCTCCAACAGTCGCGTTCAGGCCACATAAGTCTGGCAGATGAGCTGGAAGTGCTTGACCTGTATCTGCAAATGGAAAGCTTGCGCTTCGACAATTGTTTTGATTATAAGATTGAAGTAGCGGAATCCTTGCGCACGTCAAGTATCGTGATTCCTCCCATGCTCATTCAACCTTTTTTGGAAAATGCGATTTGGCATGGATTGCGGCACATATCCAAAGAGAGATGCGAGGGTAAAATTCTGCTAAAAATCGCTCGCGAGGGAGAATACTTGCGCTGTGTGATAGAGGACAACGGTATTGGCCGTGAAGAATCGGCAGCCTTAAAAGCAGGGAAAAATGGGAATCATCACAAAAAATCAATGGGCATGAGTATTACCCGCGACCGCATTGACCTCATCAACAAACTTCGCAAAATGGATGCCCGCGTTGAAATCATTGATTTAAAGGACGAGAACGGACAAGCAACCGGAACGCGCGTGGAACTGACGATACCAGTGTGAAGACGGTTTGCAAAGGGTTGTGAGAGCGATAACGCAGGGTTTGCCGCAATGCATCGATTCTTAATCAATCATCATCCACCCTTTATCAACTTTTAAAAATGATAAAAGCAGTCATCATAGACGATGAGCGACCCAGCATCGAGACGCTACAATGGAAGCTCGAGAACTATTGCCCAGAGGTAGTAGTGGAAGCCGCCTTCGACAACCCTGCGGAGGGGGTGGACTTTTTGAAAAAAAACACGCCCAACCTGCTTTTTCTCGACATCGAAATGCCCATGCTCAATGGCTTCGACGTGCTGGAGGAATTAGGCCGAGATGTGTCTTTCGATATTATTTTTACCACTGCCTACGACAATTTTGGCATACAAGCCGTCAAATTCAGTGCGCTTGATTATTTGCTAAAACCCGTTCAAAACAAAGAGCTTAAAGAGGCCATCGAGAAACATTTGCGAAAAACAAACAGAAGCATCCCCGCAGAACAAATAGATGCCCTATTGAGCAATGTACACGCCGAGCGGAAGGGCAAACGTGCTCGCGTGGCGCTCGCTTCAAAAGAAAGTATCGAGTTTGTTGACCCCAACGACATAGTGGTGTGCGTGGCCAGCAGCAACTATACCGAAGTTTACCTTTGTAATGGCGCAAAACGACTGATTTCCAAGACGTTGAAAGAATTTGAAGACCTGTTGTCGCCGTATGATTTTTTTCGGCCCCATCATTCGCATCTCGTCAACCTCAATCGAGTGCGAGAATTCGTGCGGGGCGACGGTGGATACTTGATTTTAGAAAATAAAATGCAAGTAGCCGTCTCGAAAAGCAAGCGCGAAGAACTGCTGACCCTGCTCTCCTGACAAAATTGAAAAGCTATGAACAACAACATACCCTACCCTCCCAACCCCGGCACCGAAACACTTGACCCATCGGATTGGGAAAAAATGCGGCTGCTTGGCCATCAAATGGTGGACGACATGGCGCAGTTTTTACGGGACATCGGCGAACAGCCAGTCTGGCGCAAACCTTCCGATGCCGCAAAAGAATATCTGCAAGAGGGTGTGCCGCAGCTTCCTCAAGACATCGCGGACATATACGCCGATTTCAAGAAACATATATTGCCTTATCACAATGGCAACATACACCCCCGCTTTTGGGGCTGGGTGAAAGGAACAGGCTCCATGCAATCCGCTTTGGCTGAGATGCTCGCGGCGGCGATGAACCCCAATGTGTCGCTCGGAGACCAAGCTGCCATGTATGTGGAAAAACAAGTCATAGAGTGGTGCAAACATATGATGCACTATCCTCAAAACGCGAGTGGCCTATTGGTTAGCGGCGCATCCATGGCCAACGCCACAGCTCTAATTGTGGCACGCAACGCGTCTGACGAAAATATCCGCAAGGAAGGGCTGCAAGGACGCAAAGCTAAATTGACGCTATACGCATCCGCCCAAACACATAGTTGCATCGCCCGAGCGGCTGAAATGCTCGGTTTGGGAACGGATGCGCTGCGTCATGTTCGGGTAGATAGCCACTATACGCTCGATGTAGGGCACCTAAAGGAGTGCATTGCCCGCGACGAGGCGGCGGGTTATCGCCCCTTCTGCATCGTGGCCAATGTGGGCACGGTCAACACGGGTGCAATAGACCCATTGGAAGCATTGGTAGATATATGCAAGGAAAAAGGCTTGTGGCTTCATGTTGATGGCGCATTTGGCGCGCTGGCGCGCCTGCTGCCAGAATATGAAGATGCCTTGAAGTGGCTTAGCTATGCCAACAGTATCGCCTTCGATTTGCACAAATGGATGTATCTGCCATACAATGTGGGTTGTGTGCTCGTGCGCGAAGGCGACACGCATCGAAACGCCTTCTCTTACAGTGCCGATTATTTGACACATCACGAGCGAGGCTTTGCCGCCGGGCCGGAGGGGATGTCGAACTATGGGCCAGAGCTTTCTCGCGATTTCAAAGCCCTGAAAGTGTGGATGACGCTCAAAGAGCACGGCGTTGAAAAATTCGTTCGTCTTATTCGACAAAATATCGAGCAAGCAAGATATCTCGCTCGGCGTATCGCCCAGACGCCCGGCTTGGAGCTCATGGCATCAGTCCCACTCAACATCGTGTGCTTTCGTTACAATCCCGGGTTTTTGAACATCCACGAGCTGAATCTCTTGAACCGAGAGATATTGATGCAGCTGCACGAGAGCGGCATCGCAGTGCCATCCTATACAGTGTTACAGCAAGCATATTGCCTGCGAGTGGCTATCGCCAATCATCGCACCACGACGGCTGATTTGGAACTCTTGATAGAAGCCGTGTTGAAAATCGGGAAAAAGTGCGTCAAGTTTGAAACGGCGACCTAAGAATGTGTGAAACTATAAGATTATCCTTCACAGATTCCTTAATCCACCACCATAGCCACTCTGTCTAACTCCTGTTGTGCCATGTTGGGAGGCAAGTCACGGAATTCATACTGTTGATTTCTCAGCTGAGGCACAAACCCAGCCTCTCGAATCGCCTGTTGAATGCCATCCGCGGTAAAACGAAAACGCGCTCCCGCGGCTGACACCACATTTTCCTCAATCATGATGCTGCCAAAATCATTAGCCCCCGCATGAAGGCAAACTTGTGCCACCTGTTTGCCTACGGTCAGCCAAGAAGCTTGGATATTGACCACGTTGGGAAGCATGATGCGGCTCATAGCAATCATACGCACATACTCATCGCCCGTGACGGCATTGCGAGCGCGTTTGAGTTTTTTCAAAATCGTGTCTTCATCTTGGAAAGGCCAAGGGATGAACGCTAAAAACCCTTTTGCGTCTGCGGGTTTTTCGGATTGAACCTGACGTATGGCGGCGAAATGTTCCATGCGCTCAAGATTGGTCTCGATGTGCCCAAACATCATGGTCGCAGAGGTCGTAAGACGCAGCTGGTGGGCAGCCCGCATCACATCTAGCCATTCCTCGCCCCCACATTTTCCCTTGGAAATCAAGCGCCTGACACGGTCGTTGAGAATTTCGGCCCCCGCGCCGGGCAGCGAATCAAGCCCTGCGGTTTTTAGCTCTTTCAGCACATCATAGTGGCTCATGCCTTCCAACTTGGCGATGTGAGCAATCTCTGGCGGGCCGAGCGCATGAAGCTTTAGGTTGGGATACTCCGATTTTAATTGGCGGAAGAGCTCTGCGTAAAAGCTCAACCCCAAGTCGGGATGGTGACCACCTTGCAACAAAAGCTGCTCGCCGCCCAATCGGAAAGTCTCTTCTATTTTCGTGCGATATTGCGCCATCGTGGTGATGTACGACTCCTCGTGGCCAGGCCGCCGATAGAAATTGCAGAACTTGCAATTGGCGATACACACATTGGTCGTATTCGAGTTTCTGTCAATAATCCAAGTCACGATTTTGCTGGGCACGTGATGCTGACGCATGGAATTGCCCACATACATCAATTCGGCGGTGGAGGCATTTTCAAACAAAAAAACACCCTCTTCGGGCGAAAGCCACTCGAAGTGGAGGGCGCGGTGTAGGAGGTCGGAGATATTCATGACGATAAACCCAAGACGACATTCCAATCTTGGTTGGAGCCTGCTTGTGCTGCTGAGTTATTTTCAATTTTTTTTTGAAAACAAAAAAGCGAAGGTAAGGTTGGGGTGCCCATCTTCAAACTTTTGCGAAATCAAGTCGGGAAAACCGTTTGTGAATAAAAGCACACCACAAAGGCATCTCTTCCGCTCAATCATTAGCAGGGTTCTTCCTAGAGCAATACCTTGCGTTCAGAAAAAACAATAGAAACCTTGACCATGTCATCATCAATCAAATATGCCCTACTATTTTTTTCACTGCTGTTGCCGTTGCATTGGGCCATTGCCCAAACTTTGAGAGGCACCGTGCGCGATGTCGTTACGGGCGAAGCATTGATAGGAGCAAATGTAAGCCTTGCCGCATCAGCCGATAGCACACCAATTACAACGCAGAGCAATGCAGCAGGAGAATATCTCTTCCAATCCCTGCGCCCCGGCTACTACACGCTGACAGTAACTTATGGAGGCTACAGACCCATGACAATTAGAGAAATCAGCGTGGCTGGCGGAAAAGAAACCCTCTTGGATATTAACTACGACCAAAACATGGATTTGCCACAGTTGACAGTGGTAAATGCAGCTGCAAGACGCCCGTTGCAGCCGTTGGGTGCCATCCCGCTCACTCGCGAACAGACACTGCGATTCCCCGCTACCTTTTTCGACCCTGCTCGATTGGCTATGGCGTATCCGGGCGTGATGAACAATGACGACCAAGCCAATGGCCTCAGCGTCAGGGGCAACAGCCCTGCTTTTATGCGTTGGCGTTTGGAAGGCGTTGATGTGGTTAATCCCAATCACCTGACCAACGCAGGCACCATCAGCGACCGGCCCACCGCCGCCGCCGGCGGGGTACTAATGTTTTCGGCTCAACTGCTCGACAACTCATCGCTGCTCACCGGGTCTTTTCCCGCTGGCTACGGAGAGGCACTGGGCGGCATCATGGATATCAATCTTCGGAGCGGCAATACCCGGCAGCACGAGTTTACCGCGCAGGCTGGTCTCATCGGACTTGATATTGCTGCCGAAGGACCATTGTTCCAACGCGGCAAAAATTCATATTTGTTCAACTATCGCTATTCCACCGTTGGGCTTTTGGGTCAAATGGGCATCTCATTTGGCGACGAGCAAATAGATTTTCAAGACCTATCCTTTAAATTCAATTTTCAAGGGAAAAACGGTGGTGAATGGTCGCTTTTTGGTTTGGGTGGGCTGAGCAACAACGTGTTCGAACACAAATCCGATTCGACTGCGATCAAGGAGTTCAAAGATTTTTTCGACGTTGACTATCAGTCAAAAACAGGAGTCATTGGGCTATCCAACTGGTCGCCGTTGGGCAAAAAAGGATGGGTGAAAGTAGCGTTTGCTGCTTCAGCGCAATCGAATGCTCGCACCTCATTTTCCGAACAATACGCGGAATACGATAGCTACGACTATGTTGACGAGTCAAAATTGTCCGGCTCTATCACCCTGTCGCAGCGCCTGCACTCGCAATGGCGCATCATGGGAGGAGCCATGCTGACACAACAACAATATCGCTATGAGGCCCTGCTGAATACGATGTCGCAGGAAATTCCAGACCATCGGTATTTTATCACCCAACCTTGGGCGAACGCAACATGGAGCAGCCGCGACGAAAAAACAAGTGTGCAGTTTGGAGCACATAGTTTGGTTTTTCCATACAAAAACCGACACACAATAGAACCGCGCCTTACCCTGACACATCAGTTGGCCCCCAACCATCGCCTCGCGCTTTCCGGTGGTCGGTATAGCGCGATAGCGCCCTTATGGCTGCTCAAAGACCATATCGATTTGATTCGTGCGTGGCATACTGGCTTGAAGCACACTTGGAGCGTGGTGCCAAGTTGGGTGCTGAAAACAGAAATTTTTTGGCAGCGACAAACGGATGTAGGCATTGATGCTAACGTTCCGACATCTTTTAGTTTGCTCAATGAGAACGAGTACCGAATTTTTTCCCAAAAAGAATTTGCGTACAGAGGAGCAGGAGAAAATCGCGGCCTTGAACTGACCGCAGAACGCTACTTTTCGGAAGGGTGGTTTGTGCTTGCCAATGCCACTTTTTTTAAATCGGCATATCAAGGGAGTGATGGAGCATGGCGCACGACTCGTTGGCACGCACGCTACATTGCCAACGTCACAGGCGGCAAGGAATGGTATCGCGACAAGCGCCCCGGCCAAGTGCGTGCTTTCGGCCTCAACGGTCGCTTCACATGGACGGATGGCATTCGCTCCTTGCCCGTGAATGCCGCTGCATCGGCACAAGTTGGACACACGGTTTTTGACGAAAGCGCAGGATTTGCGGCCAACCCTCGCGATTATCTCAGGCTTGATTTAAGGGTCTACTGGAAACGCAGCCTCGGCGACCGCCGCAACAGCACCTTTGCGATGGACTTCCAAAATGCCTTGATGCAAGAAAACGTCGCTTATCAGTATTGGGACCCATACAAGCAATCGGTAGAGACGAAATATCAGCTGGGGCTTATTCCCAATTTGAGCTGGAGACTGGAGTTTTGACCCCGTTATTTGCCGATGCAAAACTTTGAAAAAATCGTCCCCAAAATATCCTCTACACCCACAACATCGCCCGTGATTTCAGACAAACAGGCCAACGAGCGTCGAATATCCTGCGCCACAAAGTCACTTGTCACGCCATTTTCAAGCCCATTTAAAACATCGGTCAGCGCGGCATCGGCCCGGCGCAGCGCATCATAATGACGGGCATTAGTGACGACAGTGCTTTCCAGATTCACCTCTTCTCCAATGGCTACCTCGAAGAGTTTTTCTTTTAAGAACTCAATGTTTTGAGCGTTTTTTGCCGAAATGGGAATAGGTAAAATAGATAGCTGATGGGCGAGTAACGACAAACCTCTCGGCATCCCACCTTCGAGAAGATAGGGGTGCACGTCAGGATGCATGGGGTCAAATAGCCACTCGGTTTTGAAATAAGGATTCTTGTCCATTTTGTTACAGACGATGAGAAGCCTTCCGTCGCTTTTCCGAAGCGGAGCAAACTGCGACAAATCTTCATACAACTCCGCAAGAG
This genomic interval from Saprospiraceae bacterium contains the following:
- a CDS encoding acyl-CoA thioesterase, whose product is MTKAPDSMHTIRFMHCDPFNHLSNTRYLEYFINAREDHLLHNYGFDIYDHAAKTGESWVVAQNQIAYLTPARAMERVLIQSSILEWNSSDVLVEMQMWNESCTKVKAMLWTRYVHVNLRTQKRTLHSEYVNGLFKQWETPLSRRMPFEERVAAMKETVVSVSH
- a CDS encoding aminotransferase class V-fold PLP-dependent enzyme, whose translation is MNNNIPYPPNPGTETLDPSDWEKMRLLGHQMVDDMAQFLRDIGEQPVWRKPSDAAKEYLQEGVPQLPQDIADIYADFKKHILPYHNGNIHPRFWGWVKGTGSMQSALAEMLAAAMNPNVSLGDQAAMYVEKQVIEWCKHMMHYPQNASGLLVSGASMANATALIVARNASDENIRKEGLQGRKAKLTLYASAQTHSCIARAAEMLGLGTDALRHVRVDSHYTLDVGHLKECIARDEAAGYRPFCIVANVGTVNTGAIDPLEALVDICKEKGLWLHVDGAFGALARLLPEYEDALKWLSYANSIAFDLHKWMYLPYNVGCVLVREGDTHRNAFSYSADYLTHHERGFAAGPEGMSNYGPELSRDFKALKVWMTLKEHGVEKFVRLIRQNIEQARYLARRIAQTPGLELMASVPLNIVCFRYNPGFLNIHELNLLNREILMQLHESGIAVPSYTVLQQAYCLRVAIANHRTTTADLELLIEAVLKIGKKCVKFETAT
- a CDS encoding histidine kinase produces the protein MFPARRTMLLIVAAWFGISNIAAAQYKFGQPTQFTRENGLPVNGARLVVAGEDGFVWAGADDGLCRFDGNQFKVWRRDPDNPRSLLDNNIFSILPEKDEVWVATGQGISVLNVRADTFRHYQITATGKAATLTRDFGHSVSVLFKDSAGDIWLGTRSHGLWKFRPESDDFYQYPYPPEAYPAISPMLDSPQSVLSIESDGDSLVWAGTPAGLQQVNKRTGEVRWFTFPQKDKDYQVNVNAFRRLCYHSDGKLYVGSWGAGVSVFDPEKQTLEPLFLKNKYGSDILQTPTAKILSRNTDELWITTLNGLVIYHTRWREVVFVKHNKHIKQELYGAESIDKDGRAWQRNLRGIQCFDPLMQQFAQYSYSDLHTEWGFTFYVLPEIESDGLIVCPRYTDGIYRFDKLSHTWTKFPFNRQVAVRGFSRRRDGLYVVSAEEGLFTWLPTKGGQLRPEKPVPGIRFKRWGDVLAARDDKIWLCATGEGLVCLDPSKRQPRIFGAESLQATEEESLLRIGGLFEDSRGNIWFARDGGLGVYDAAHDTIFNFIYKKSSTNSFPVVFDFTEDKKGRVWLVSSDGWLGWANPAQPQLGVTFKFNIASKGILENLYDIAADVNGDIWSYTEKELLKINAETLELTTFNFRYGVKEADFYHFSVLPSGELVFGGRNDIVLANPAELQRNRELPVPYVTEIHVSNKSRHYESLYGGEPVRLQYWENFFSVGFSARAFTLGNETRFRYRLAGFDDWTEVSNRRFANYTNVPGGKYVFQLQAANNEGVWNEKLLEIPVFVATAWWATWWFRGAVLLAIGGIVYGAYQYRVGQIRRKERLKTEYEKRLAQVEMSALLAQMNPHFLFNSLNSIDSYIIKNESKKASEYLNNFARLVRLILQQSRSGHISLADELEVLDLYLQMESLRFDNCFDYKIEVAESLRTSSIVIPPMLIQPFLENAIWHGLRHISKERCEGKILLKIAREGEYLRCVIEDNGIGREESAALKAGKNGNHHKKSMGMSITRDRIDLINKLRKMDARVEIIDLKDENGQATGTRVELTIPV
- the mqnC gene encoding dehypoxanthine futalosine cyclase, whose amino-acid sequence is MNISDLLHRALHFEWLSPEEGVFLFENASTAELMYVGNSMRQHHVPSKIVTWIIDRNSNTTNVCIANCKFCNFYRRPGHEESYITTMAQYRTKIEETFRLGGEQLLLQGGHHPDLGLSFYAELFRQLKSEYPNLKLHALGPPEIAHIAKLEGMSHYDVLKELKTAGLDSLPGAGAEILNDRVRRLISKGKCGGEEWLDVMRAAHQLRLTTSATMMFGHIETNLERMEHFAAIRQVQSEKPADAKGFLAFIPWPFQDEDTILKKLKRARNAVTGDEYVRMIAMSRIMLPNVVNIQASWLTVGKQVAQVCLHAGANDFGSIMIEENVVSAAGARFRFTADGIQQAIREAGFVPQLRNQQYEFRDLPPNMAQQELDRVAMVVD
- a CDS encoding response regulator transcription factor; translated protein: MIKAVIIDDERPSIETLQWKLENYCPEVVVEAAFDNPAEGVDFLKKNTPNLLFLDIEMPMLNGFDVLEELGRDVSFDIIFTTAYDNFGIQAVKFSALDYLLKPVQNKELKEAIEKHLRKTNRSIPAEQIDALLSNVHAERKGKRARVALASKESIEFVDPNDIVVCVASSNYTEVYLCNGAKRLISKTLKEFEDLLSPYDFFRPHHSHLVNLNRVREFVRGDGGYLILENKMQVAVSKSKREELLTLLS
- a CDS encoding carboxypeptidase regulatory-like domain-containing protein, which produces MSSSIKYALLFFSLLLPLHWAIAQTLRGTVRDVVTGEALIGANVSLAASADSTPITTQSNAAGEYLFQSLRPGYYTLTVTYGGYRPMTIREISVAGGKETLLDINYDQNMDLPQLTVVNAAARRPLQPLGAIPLTREQTLRFPATFFDPARLAMAYPGVMNNDDQANGLSVRGNSPAFMRWRLEGVDVVNPNHLTNAGTISDRPTAAAGGVLMFSAQLLDNSSLLTGSFPAGYGEALGGIMDINLRSGNTRQHEFTAQAGLIGLDIAAEGPLFQRGKNSYLFNYRYSTVGLLGQMGISFGDEQIDFQDLSFKFNFQGKNGGEWSLFGLGGLSNNVFEHKSDSTAIKEFKDFFDVDYQSKTGVIGLSNWSPLGKKGWVKVAFAASAQSNARTSFSEQYAEYDSYDYVDESKLSGSITLSQRLHSQWRIMGGAMLTQQQYRYEALLNTMSQEIPDHRYFITQPWANATWSSRDEKTSVQFGAHSLVFPYKNRHTIEPRLTLTHQLAPNHRLALSGGRYSAIAPLWLLKDHIDLIRAWHTGLKHTWSVVPSWVLKTEIFWQRQTDVGIDANVPTSFSLLNENEYRIFSQKEFAYRGAGENRGLELTAERYFSEGWFVLANATFFKSAYQGSDGAWRTTRWHARYIANVTGGKEWYRDKRPGQVRAFGLNGRFTWTDGIRSLPVNAAASAQVGHTVFDESAGFAANPRDYLRLDLRVYWKRSLGDRRNSTFAMDFQNALMQENVAYQYWDPYKQSVETKYQLGLIPNLSWRLEF
- a CDS encoding energy transducer TonB, coding for MKTIFALALTSLCLWSVATAQTPPHFRRMETKVFLDEEAPAPKAHNELSTSRSRIRNAWFPNFKQYVREHIQYPGAARETGLEGAVGAEAVVRTDGKLTDVRIVEPLSYSCDKAVKKMLSSMPPWNAARRDGVPVEQKVFVRVHFKLELF